A window from Dioscorea cayenensis subsp. rotundata cultivar TDr96_F1 chromosome 10, TDr96_F1_v2_PseudoChromosome.rev07_lg8_w22 25.fasta, whole genome shotgun sequence encodes these proteins:
- the LOC120270280 gene encoding zinc finger MYM-type protein 1-like, translating into MEVAYRIRLTAILDVTHFLLKQGLAFCGHDESSSSLNKGNFLELLEWYSLQNEEVWRTVNQNTPGNNQMTSPKVQKELANACAAEITRIIVDDIGDNYFSLLIDEARDISVKEQMGVILGYVNKDGYVIERFLAMVHMPDTSGISLKNDVDCLFSKHKLSLSRLRGQGYDGASNMRGEFNDLKALILKENPYARYVHCFAHQLQLVIVVVAKDNRIVSDFFQYITMIVNVTGASCKRKDQLRQHHHDRLVEQLEKEEIVSGRGKNQESSLARPGDTLLEVLQNVHDDGASNDNRGITTELSLALQQKDQNIVQAMRLIEAVKAQLQGLRETGWEEFMEEVIDLIAQEIQNRFPGASTELFLLMSCLDPRDSFSKFNIQKLLRLAELYPKDFFQRIECMMLEDQLATFILRCATMMKIFTNIRDLGDFARKKVETRKNVLFFPLVYRLIELALFLPIHDA; encoded by the exons ATGGAGGTTGCATACCGTATTCGTTTAACTGCGATTTTGGATGTGACACATTTTCTTTTGAAGCAAGGCCTAGCTTTCTGTGGACATGACGAGTCCTCGAGCTCATTGAACAAGGGTAATTTTCTTGAGTTGCTTGAGTGGTATAGCCTACAAAATGAAGAAGTTTGGAGGACAGTTAATCAAAACACCCCtggaaataatcaaatgacttcCCCAAAGGTTCAGAAGGAGTTAGCAAATGCTTGTGCAGCGGAGATTACACGtattattgttgatgatattggggataattatttttcccttttgattGATGAAGCTCGGGATATCTCAGTGAAAGAGCAAATGGGAGTTATTCTAGGATATGTAAATAAAGATGGATATGTGATAGAGCGATTCCTTGCTATGGTTCATATGCCTGACACTTCTGGCATTTCTTTGAAGAATGATgttgattgtttattttctaaacataaGTTGTCTCTTTCAAGACTAAGAGGGCAAGGATATGATGGAGCATCAAATATGCGAGGTGAATTCAATGATTTGAAGGCACTTAtcctaaaagaaaatccatatgcAAGATATGTCCATTGTTTTGCTCACCAACTTCAATTagtgattgttgttgttgctaaaGATAATAGGATTGTGagtgatttttttcaatatattacTATGATTGTTAATGTGACCGGAGCATCGTGCAAAAGGAAAGACCAACTTCGGCAACATCATCATGATAGGTTGGTTGAGCagttagagaaagaagagatAGTCAGTGGCAGAGGAAAAAACCAAGAATCCAGCTTAGCACGACCAGGGGATACTC TGTTAGAGGTACTCCAAAATGTGCATGATGATGGTGCTTCTAATGATAATAGAG GGATAACAACTGAATTATCACTTGCCTTACAACAAAAGGATCAGAATATTGTTCAAGCCATGCGATTGATTGAGGCTGTGAAAGCTCAGCTTCAAGGCTTAAGGGAGACTGGATGGGAGGAATTTATGGAGGAG gttattgatttgattgcaCAAGAAATACAAAACCGTTTTCCAGGAGCTAGCACAGAGCTATTTCTTCTCATGTCATGCCTTGATCCAAGGGACTCGTTCTCCAAATTTAACATCCAAAAGCTACTTCGCCTTGCAGAGCTTTATCccaaagatttttttcaaaggATCGAATGCATGATGCTTGAGGATCAACTTGCCACCTTCATTTTACGATGTGCGACGATGATgaagatttttacaaatattaggGACTTGGGAGATTTTGCTAGGAAGAAGGTTGAGACGAggaaaaatgttttatttttcccgCTTGTTTATCGCCTTATTGAGTTAGCATTGTTTTTGCCGATTCATGACGcctag
- the LOC120270281 gene encoding uncharacterized protein LOC120270281, whose product MTIINQIQGRGYKLLEEEVVAKVLHSLSSKFDYVAMVIDESKNISKLSLQELTSSLEAHEVRVNRVVVRIGERVLHIRSETVPLKEGQSGNSSTRTSWCGSRGRGKRGDNKSHIQCFNCKKFSHVKANCWAKDKQVEKNITLVTKALEANNLFMACSNTRIDANSIWLVDRGCSNHMSVVIELFISLDESQKEDVRLVKNKEIRV is encoded by the coding sequence ATGACTATCATCAACCAAATCCAAGGGCGCGGTTACAAGCTCTTAGAAGAAGAAGTTGTGGCCAAGGTTCTTCATAGCTTATCTTCAAAGTTTGATTATGTGGCCATGGTGATAGATGAGTCGAAGAATATTTCCAAACTATCCTTGCAGGAGCTTACAAGTTCCTTGGAAGCTCATGAAGTAAGGGTTAACAGGGTTGTTGTGAGGATAGGAGAAAGGGTTCTTCATATAAGAAGTGAAACAGTACCTTTAAAGGAGGGTCAGAGTGGTAACTCAAGCACTAGGACATCTTGGTGTGGTTCTAGAGGAAGAGGAAAAAGAGGTGATAACAAGAGTCATATACAATGTTTTAACTGTAAAAAGTTTAGCCATGTCAAAGCTAACTGTTGGGCCAAAGACAAGCAAGTAGAGAAGAATATTACTTTGGTTACTAAAGCTCTAGAAGCTAACAACCTCTTCATGGCATGTAGCAACACCCGTATAGATGCAAACTCAATCTGGTTGGTCGATCGTGGTTGCTCCAACCACATGTCTGTTGTAATAGAGCTCTTCATCTCACTGGATGAGTCACAAAAGGAAGATGTCAGACTAgtaaaaaacaaggaaatcaGAGTATAA